One segment of Desulfovibrio sp. X2 DNA contains the following:
- a CDS encoding tRNA-binding protein has product MADAKETDQAPQIAAEDFFKVEMRIGRIAAAEPFPEARKPAYKLTIDFGDFGTRRSSAQLTALYAPEDLVGRLVVAATNLGTRRIAGFTSEVLVLGCLEAGGGVALLQPDRDVPLGARIH; this is encoded by the coding sequence ATGGCCGATGCGAAGGAGACGGACCAGGCGCCGCAGATAGCCGCGGAGGACTTTTTCAAGGTCGAGATGCGCATCGGCCGCATCGCTGCCGCCGAGCCCTTCCCCGAGGCCAGGAAGCCCGCCTACAAGCTGACCATCGACTTCGGCGACTTCGGAACGCGCAGGAGCAGCGCCCAGCTGACCGCGCTCTACGCGCCCGAGGATCTCGTCGGCCGCCTGGTTGTCGCGGCCACCAACCTCGGCACGCGGCGCATCGCGGGCTTCACGAGCGAGGTGCTGGTGCTCGGCTGCCTCGAGGCGGGAGGCGGCGTGGCCCTGCTGCAGCCGGACCGCGACGTGCCGCTCGGTGCGCGCATCCATTGA
- a CDS encoding triacylglycerol lipase: MTELLTLLALLAALAVVMALFTAGVSHAMLWYECRGTPHEKRLRDLAKGGVRVWLLGRIVVSAACQLFLYATYPLGWLGRHAPPAFGKEPEAGPDEPCMLLVHGLYHNAAAWLRFAPRLRRAGYKDLRAVCYGSFARGFDEVADDVAGRIREIVRENGERPLLLIGHSLGGLFVRRALADPGIAAACRAAVTLGSPHQGSRLSAFGIGRLVRDLHPSSAAIRAMRELPGARGVPCLALRSPADGMVVPPEGLEPPEGAGFETITTPPCDHIQMLYHQGVAALVADFLRRAAPAPRS, translated from the coding sequence ATGACCGAACTGCTCACCCTGCTCGCCCTGCTCGCGGCCCTTGCCGTGGTCATGGCCCTGTTCACGGCCGGGGTCAGCCACGCCATGCTCTGGTACGAGTGCCGGGGCACGCCGCACGAGAAACGCCTGCGCGACCTGGCGAAGGGCGGCGTGCGCGTCTGGCTGCTCGGGCGCATCGTCGTCTCGGCCGCGTGCCAGCTGTTCCTCTACGCCACCTACCCCCTGGGCTGGCTCGGCCGCCATGCCCCACCCGCCTTCGGCAAGGAGCCGGAGGCCGGACCGGACGAGCCCTGCATGCTGCTCGTGCACGGCCTCTACCACAACGCGGCGGCTTGGCTGCGCTTCGCCCCCCGCCTGCGCCGCGCGGGCTACAAGGACCTGCGCGCGGTCTGCTACGGAAGCTTCGCGCGCGGCTTCGACGAGGTGGCCGACGACGTGGCCGGACGGATACGGGAGATCGTGCGGGAGAACGGAGAAAGGCCGCTGCTGCTCATCGGCCACAGCCTGGGCGGACTCTTCGTGCGCCGGGCCCTGGCCGATCCCGGGATCGCCGCGGCCTGCCGCGCCGCCGTGACGCTCGGCAGCCCCCACCAGGGAAGCCGCCTCTCGGCCTTCGGCATCGGCCGTCTGGTGCGCGACCTGCATCCGAGCTCTGCGGCAATCCGGGCCATGCGGGAACTCCCCGGCGCGCGGGGCGTGCCCTGCCTGGCGCTCCGCTCACCCGCGGACGGCATGGTCGTGCCGCCCGAGGGGCTCGAGCCGCCCGAGGGAGCCGGGTTCGAGACGATCACCACCCCGCCCTGCGACCACATCCAGATGCTCTACCACCAAGGCGTGGCCGCCCTGGTCGCGGACTTCCTGCGCCGCGCGGCGCCCGCGCCGAGAAGCTGA